The proteins below come from a single Spirochaetota bacterium genomic window:
- a CDS encoding penicillin acylase family protein yields VNAQDRLFQMEFTRRIAQGRISEFAGEDALDKDYFLRAVGFYDRAKAYAKMLSPQYKKLYQRYVDGVNHYLDTQGPNVYMKLLGMKKEKWEIADSVCVGMMLNWSLAYNMLKIGIVRQPCTDTRCNRMRART; encoded by the coding sequence GTCAATGCACAGGACAGGCTGTTTCAGATGGAGTTTACACGTCGCATTGCTCAGGGGCGTATAAGTGAGTTTGCTGGCGAAGATGCACTGGACAAGGACTATTTCTTGAGGGCGGTTGGCTTTTATGATAGAGCAAAGGCCTATGCAAAGATGCTATCGCCCCAATATAAAAAACTTTACCAGCGTTACGTTGATGGCGTCAACCACTACCTTGATACTCAAGGTCCTAACGTCTATATGAAACTTTTAGGCATGAAAAAAGAAAAGTGGGAAATAGCTGATTCTGTATGCGTGGGTATGATGCTTAACTGGAGCCTAGCATATAATATGTTAAAGATTGGGATTGTTAGACAGCCCTGCACGGATACAAGGTGCAATAGGATGCGGGCGAGGACCTGA
- a CDS encoding NAD-dependent epimerase/dehydratase family protein — MKNLVTGATGFIGSALVKKLLSQGYSVRALVLPGEDSKWLKDAGVEVVFGDLTERNTITGICKNIDTVFHCAARVTDWGTKRQFYRAIYHATHNLLEESKGNIQRFVYLSSIAALGLGSHLKGKKETDPPQKSGIPYNDAKADTEIMVRQYHENNQFACTIVRPANVTGPGSVWVRDIVARFASVTGVPLIDGGRYSASLVYVDNLVDGIIRAGTMKIAEGKTYHFRDDWNVTWERYITDLGKCVGKRPQGNIPYTVAWYTAIVLEGLCNALHVRSPLTRLAVAVMGRDNDVDTQLTQRELGWKTIVTYEAAMEEIAQYIQTVLM; from the coding sequence ATGAAAAATTTAGTAACCGGCGCAACTGGTTTTATAGGTTCAGCTCTTGTAAAAAAATTGCTTTCGCAGGGCTATAGTGTCCGTGCACTGGTGCTGCCTGGAGAGGATAGTAAGTGGCTAAAGGACGCTGGTGTTGAGGTTGTGTTTGGTGATTTAACTGAAAGAAATACTATCACTGGCATTTGCAAAAATATTGACACGGTATTTCATTGTGCTGCACGGGTGACTGATTGGGGTACCAAAAGGCAATTTTACAGAGCTATCTATCATGCTACACACAATCTTTTGGAAGAGTCAAAAGGCAATATACAGCGGTTTGTATATCTATCATCGATTGCTGCACTGGGTTTGGGGTCACATTTAAAGGGCAAAAAAGAAACCGATCCACCACAAAAATCAGGAATTCCCTATAATGATGCAAAAGCTGATACTGAAATTATGGTGCGACAATACCATGAAAATAACCAATTTGCCTGCACCATTGTTCGTCCGGCAAACGTCACCGGACCAGGAAGTGTGTGGGTGCGCGATATTGTTGCACGGTTTGCCTCAGTAACAGGGGTTCCATTAATTGATGGGGGCAGATACAGTGCAAGCCTTGTATATGTAGATAATCTTGTGGATGGCATCATACGTGCAGGGACTATGAAGATCGCAGAGGGCAAAACATACCATTTCAGAGATGACTGGAATGTTACATGGGAACGATACATCACTGATTTGGGAAAGTGTGTTGGGAAACGCCCACAAGGTAATATTCCGTATACAGTGGCATGGTATACAGCGATTGTACTGGAAGGGCTTTGCAATGCATTGCATGTTCGTTCCCCCTTAACGCGGTTAGCGGTAGCGGTAATGGGGCGCGATAATGATGTTGATACACAGCTTACACAACGTGAATTAGGATGGAAGACTATTGTAACTTATGAGGCTGCAATGGAAGAAATTGCACAATATATTCAAACGGTTTTGATGTGA